From the genome of Paraburkholderia flava, one region includes:
- a CDS encoding cupin domain-containing protein, producing the protein MDLLSRLLSLIPVTGRLELRCLFGAPWKIDQAVSGVREIPYHVLLSGEAILEDINGPPERLTAGDIILFPAGNAHYIHDGSGTTAGPETRRPKASLIVYENEGAGETVDFLCGRFLLGAVPDRLLRDHLPGRLVVHSALPKPEADAEAPARTVARTRLHRLIQLMYEEANDPGPGSEMFVNHLSAALFALTLRFATEGTQPPHGLLALSRKPRLQPAIDVMFEAPGEPWTLDQLSARCHMSRATFIRQFQEAIGRSAADVLTEVRMTLAGRMLLNTETPVAEIGESVGYQSMAAFQRVFKRQIGVSPARWRASGGNLQRG; encoded by the coding sequence ATGGATCTGCTGAGTCGACTGCTGTCGTTGATACCCGTCACCGGGCGGCTCGAGTTGCGCTGTCTTTTCGGCGCGCCCTGGAAAATCGATCAGGCTGTTTCCGGCGTGCGAGAGATTCCATATCACGTGCTGCTGTCCGGCGAGGCGATTCTCGAAGACATCAATGGACCACCCGAGCGGTTGACGGCCGGCGACATCATTCTGTTTCCCGCCGGTAACGCGCACTACATCCACGACGGCAGCGGCACAACGGCGGGGCCGGAAACGCGACGGCCGAAGGCATCGCTGATCGTGTACGAAAACGAAGGAGCCGGCGAGACAGTGGATTTTCTGTGCGGGCGGTTCCTGCTCGGCGCAGTGCCGGACCGGCTGTTGCGCGACCATCTGCCAGGTCGCCTTGTGGTCCACAGTGCGTTGCCCAAACCGGAGGCCGATGCTGAAGCGCCGGCGCGGACCGTGGCGCGTACGCGGTTGCATCGCCTGATTCAATTGATGTACGAAGAAGCGAACGATCCGGGGCCCGGCAGCGAGATGTTCGTCAATCATCTGTCGGCGGCGCTGTTCGCGCTGACGTTGCGTTTCGCGACTGAGGGCACGCAGCCGCCGCATGGTCTGCTTGCGCTATCGCGGAAGCCTCGTCTGCAACCGGCCATCGACGTGATGTTCGAGGCACCCGGCGAACCGTGGACGCTGGATCAGTTATCGGCGCGCTGCCATATGTCGCGCGCGACGTTCATCCGGCAGTTTCAGGAAGCGATCGGCCGCTCTGCCGCCGATGTGCTGACCGAGGTTCGCATGACCCTCGCGGGTCGCATGCTGTTGAACACCGAAACGCCCGTCGCCGAGATCGGCGAGTCGGTGGGCTATCAATCGATGGCTGCGTTTCAGCGTGTGTTCAAGCGGCAGATCGGCGTGTCGCCGGCGCGGTGGCGTGCGTCGGGTGGGAATTTGCAGCGGGGGTAG
- a CDS encoding carboxymuconolactone decarboxylase family protein, translating into MSRITVPAIATATGATADVYAQVKKIAGGTVPNLFAAVGHVAPSTLSTVLAAEGTLASGSLSKQDLETIKVLVSERTGCEYCVAAHVMLGKMTGLSADALKQIRAGQPTGDAKRDALVRFVLNLQTTSGTIGDSEFAAIRAAGYTDTQLAEISLAVALTIFTNTFNRINDTDIDFPPVK; encoded by the coding sequence ATGAGCCGCATCACCGTTCCCGCAATCGCCACTGCCACCGGCGCCACCGCCGACGTCTACGCGCAGGTCAAGAAAATCGCCGGCGGCACCGTACCGAATCTCTTCGCTGCGGTCGGTCACGTGGCCCCGTCGACGTTGTCCACCGTGCTGGCCGCCGAAGGCACACTGGCATCCGGCAGCCTGAGCAAACAGGATCTCGAAACCATCAAGGTGCTGGTCAGCGAACGGACCGGCTGTGAGTACTGCGTCGCGGCGCACGTGATGCTCGGCAAGATGACCGGCCTGTCGGCGGACGCGCTCAAACAGATTCGCGCGGGACAGCCCACCGGCGATGCGAAGCGCGATGCGCTCGTGCGCTTCGTGCTGAATCTGCAGACGACGAGCGGCACGATCGGCGACAGCGAATTCGCCGCGATTCGCGCGGCCGGCTACACCGATACGCAACTCGCGGAGATTTCGCTGGCCGTCGCGCTGACGATCTTCACGAATACGTTCAACCGTATCAACGATACGGACATCGATTTCCCTCCGGTCAAGTAA
- a CDS encoding mercuric reductase, translated as MSHAEHFDTVILGSGQGGKLLAWHLGRSGQRVAVVERQWVGGSCPAVACLPSKNEIWSARVAHMTRNAANFGAVTGPVIVDMEKVRARKRDMVEREAKAHIDAYAASGAELIMGSGRFVGPKTIEVELNDGGTRTLSGDQVIVNVGTHAAIPDVPGLRAAEPLTHIGSLELGYVPAHLIVLGGGYIGIEMAQTYRRFGSRVTIIDRGERLMAREDDDVAEEMLRILRGEDIDVILGAQTVSVEGRSGSGVRVALRTSAGEQTIEGSDLLVAVGRVPNTAGIGLEAAGIELNERGFIRVNERLQTVVPGVWAIGEAAGSPQFTHVSVDDFRIVRDNMAGGDRKTSDRLIPYTMFTEPPLAHVGLSEREAQQKGIAVRIAKLPMNNVLRTLATDESQGFMKVLVSADDDRILGFTMIGAEAGEVMAAMQTAILAGLPYQKLRDAVISHLTYAEGLGPLLGKVPARG; from the coding sequence ATGTCCCACGCTGAACATTTCGATACCGTGATCCTTGGCAGCGGCCAGGGTGGCAAACTTCTCGCCTGGCATCTTGGGCGATCCGGCCAACGCGTGGCCGTCGTCGAGCGGCAATGGGTGGGCGGTTCGTGCCCGGCCGTCGCCTGTCTGCCGAGCAAGAACGAAATCTGGAGCGCCCGCGTCGCACACATGACGCGCAACGCCGCGAACTTCGGCGCGGTCACAGGCCCGGTGATCGTCGATATGGAAAAGGTACGCGCCCGCAAGCGCGACATGGTCGAGCGCGAAGCGAAGGCACATATCGATGCGTACGCGGCGAGCGGCGCCGAACTGATCATGGGCAGCGGCCGGTTCGTCGGACCGAAGACCATCGAAGTCGAACTCAACGACGGCGGCACGCGGACGCTGAGCGGCGATCAGGTGATAGTCAATGTGGGCACGCATGCGGCGATTCCCGACGTTCCCGGACTGCGCGCGGCCGAACCACTGACCCACATCGGCTCGCTCGAACTAGGCTACGTACCCGCACATTTGATCGTGCTCGGCGGCGGTTACATCGGCATCGAAATGGCGCAGACCTATCGCCGCTTCGGCAGTCGCGTGACGATCATCGATCGCGGCGAGCGTTTGATGGCCCGCGAAGACGACGACGTCGCCGAAGAGATGTTGCGCATTCTGCGTGGCGAAGACATCGACGTGATCCTCGGCGCGCAAACGGTAAGCGTCGAAGGGCGGTCGGGATCGGGCGTCCGCGTCGCGCTGCGCACGAGCGCGGGCGAGCAGACGATCGAAGGCAGCGATCTTCTCGTCGCAGTGGGACGTGTGCCGAATACGGCGGGTATCGGGCTCGAAGCAGCCGGCATCGAGTTGAACGAGCGCGGCTTTATCCGCGTGAACGAGCGGCTGCAAACGGTTGTGCCTGGCGTGTGGGCGATCGGCGAAGCGGCGGGTAGTCCGCAGTTCACGCACGTGTCGGTCGACGACTTCAGGATCGTGCGCGACAACATGGCCGGCGGAGATCGCAAGACAAGCGACCGGTTGATCCCATACACGATGTTCACCGAGCCGCCGCTCGCGCACGTGGGTCTGAGCGAACGCGAAGCGCAGCAGAAGGGCATCGCGGTGCGCATTGCGAAGCTGCCGATGAACAACGTGCTACGTACGCTCGCAACCGACGAGTCGCAAGGCTTCATGAAAGTACTGGTCAGTGCGGACGACGACCGCATCCTCGGCTTCACGATGATCGGCGCCGAAGCCGGCGAGGTGATGGCGGCGATGCAGACGGCGATACTGGCCGGGTTGCCGTATCAAAAGCTCCGCGATGCGGTGATCTCGCATCTGACTTATGCGGAGGGGTTGGGGCCGTTGCTGGGGAAGGTGCCGGCCAGAGGGTAG
- a CDS encoding LysR substrate-binding domain-containing protein, which yields MPALNALKAFEAAGTSGSFTRAAEQLNVTQSAVSRQVRQLEEQLGEALLERHHHRLELTAAGRALLHTLQQSFDRIELTVRAIQQKSDLNRLRVNVPPTFASRWLVPRLGKLRERHPSLELSLTTRLQDSLADSTALDCAIRFGDGEWEGLESSLLMHEQHVAVCSPVLVEGDAANGGTLDLTRHTLLHVLSGDNQRYLTWRHWLDAARIEGVDTAGGYEFDLLDHAIRAAVEGLGVTIADRHMISRELASRQLVQVLDVHVDGRQSYWFVVRPEQKGSKPLQQFRKWLMEEMAEEES from the coding sequence ATGCCCGCCCTGAACGCGCTGAAAGCCTTCGAGGCGGCCGGCACGAGCGGTAGCTTTACGCGCGCCGCCGAACAGCTGAACGTCACGCAAAGCGCGGTGAGCCGCCAGGTGCGGCAACTCGAGGAACAGCTGGGCGAAGCGCTGCTCGAACGCCATCATCACCGGCTCGAACTGACCGCCGCAGGCCGCGCGCTGCTGCATACACTGCAGCAATCGTTCGATCGCATCGAACTGACCGTGCGGGCGATCCAGCAGAAGAGCGATCTGAACCGGCTGCGCGTCAACGTCCCGCCGACCTTCGCGAGCCGCTGGCTCGTGCCGCGACTCGGCAAACTGCGCGAACGCCATCCGTCGCTCGAACTGAGCCTCACCACCCGCCTGCAGGACAGCCTCGCCGATTCGACCGCGCTCGACTGCGCGATCCGTTTCGGCGACGGCGAATGGGAGGGACTCGAAAGCTCGCTGCTGATGCATGAGCAGCACGTCGCGGTGTGTTCGCCGGTGCTGGTCGAAGGCGATGCCGCGAACGGCGGCACGCTCGACCTCACGCGCCACACGCTGCTGCACGTGCTGTCCGGCGACAACCAGCGCTACCTCACGTGGCGACACTGGCTCGACGCCGCACGCATCGAGGGCGTCGATACGGCGGGCGGCTACGAATTCGATCTGCTCGATCACGCGATCCGCGCGGCCGTCGAAGGGCTCGGCGTGACGATCGCGGATCGTCATATGATCAGCCGTGAACTCGCGAGCCGGCAGCTCGTGCAGGTGCTCGACGTGCACGTCGATGGGCGGCAGTCGTACTGGTTTGTCGTGCGGCCGGAGCAGAAGGGTTCAAAGCCGCTGCAGCAGTTCAGAAAGTGGTTGATGGAGGAGATGGCTGAGGAAGAAAGCTGA
- a CDS encoding quaternary amine ABC transporter ATP-binding protein — MSGIEVKNVYKLFGPPHAARDALAMLKSGSGKADVLERTRCNVGLNDVSLSIGSGQIFVIMGLSGSGKSTLVRHFNRLIEPTVGEILIGGRDVLKLDAGGLRELRRFGVSMVFQSFGLLPHQTVLDNAAYALITRGEKKAKAQEQANLWLEKVGLHGYANHYPDELSGGMRQRVGLARALAADTDVILMDEAFSALDPLIRAEMQDQLLNLQAMLNKTIVFITHDLDEALRIGNQIAILRDGALVQCGTPDDILHRPADDYVRRFVERRAGTPH, encoded by the coding sequence ATGAGCGGCATCGAAGTCAAAAACGTGTACAAACTGTTTGGACCGCCGCACGCAGCACGCGACGCGCTCGCGATGCTGAAGAGCGGTTCAGGCAAAGCCGATGTGCTCGAACGCACGCGCTGCAACGTCGGGCTGAACGACGTCAGCCTGTCGATCGGCTCCGGACAGATTTTCGTGATCATGGGTCTGTCGGGCTCGGGCAAGTCGACGCTCGTGCGCCACTTCAACCGGCTGATCGAACCGACGGTCGGCGAGATTCTGATCGGTGGCCGCGACGTATTGAAGCTCGACGCAGGTGGACTGCGCGAGCTGCGCCGCTTCGGCGTCAGCATGGTGTTCCAGAGCTTCGGATTGCTGCCGCATCAGACCGTGCTCGACAACGCCGCGTACGCGCTCATCACGCGCGGCGAGAAAAAAGCGAAGGCGCAGGAACAGGCGAATCTGTGGCTCGAGAAAGTCGGCCTGCACGGCTACGCGAATCACTATCCGGATGAACTGTCGGGCGGCATGCGGCAGCGCGTGGGACTCGCGCGTGCGCTCGCCGCCGACACCGATGTGATCCTGATGGACGAAGCGTTCTCCGCGCTCGACCCGCTGATCCGCGCCGAGATGCAGGATCAGTTGCTGAACCTGCAGGCGATGCTGAACAAGACGATCGTCTTCATCACGCACGACCTCGACGAAGCGCTGCGGATCGGCAACCAGATCGCAATCCTGCGCGACGGCGCGCTCGTGCAATGCGGTACGCCGGACGACATCCTGCATCGTCCGGCCGATGACTACGTGCGGCGCTTTGTCGAACGGCGGGCGGGTACTCCGCACTAG
- a CDS encoding ABC transporter permease — protein MHSLFLRLSIADWVNDWVNAFVQRYGDAFHNFSVLMLRHVLVPLEGLLRAMPPWVVLAAVGLLAWHASRRIGVAVLFIALLYLIGCFGLWDKLMQTFALMLVATVVSVALGVPLGILAAGSAGLRRVLLPILDIMQTLPSFVYLIPVLMLFGLGKVPAIFATVIYALPPLIRLTDLGIRHVDGEIVEAARAFGTTRTQLLFNVQLPLARPSIMAGINQTTMMALSMVVIASMIGSRGLGEDVLAGIQTLDVGKGTQAGIAIVILAIVIDRISQGYGQDRRTRRLKSRYAQPSRIPFRRARAAAASNVAAGSSNDNATANPELAKQGAK, from the coding sequence ATGCATTCGCTTTTTCTTCGCCTGTCGATCGCAGACTGGGTCAACGACTGGGTCAACGCGTTCGTGCAGCGCTACGGCGACGCGTTCCACAACTTCAGCGTGCTGATGCTGCGTCACGTGCTGGTCCCGCTCGAAGGTCTGCTGCGCGCGATGCCGCCGTGGGTCGTGCTCGCGGCGGTCGGGCTGCTCGCGTGGCATGCGTCGCGACGCATCGGCGTCGCGGTGCTGTTTATCGCGCTGCTGTATCTGATCGGCTGCTTCGGTCTGTGGGACAAGCTGATGCAGACGTTCGCGCTGATGCTCGTCGCGACCGTGGTGTCGGTGGCGCTCGGCGTGCCGCTCGGCATTCTTGCTGCGGGTAGCGCGGGGTTGCGTCGTGTGCTGCTGCCGATCCTCGACATCATGCAGACGCTACCGAGCTTCGTGTACCTGATTCCGGTGCTGATGCTGTTCGGTCTCGGCAAGGTGCCGGCGATTTTTGCGACCGTGATTTATGCGTTGCCGCCGCTGATTCGTCTGACCGATCTCGGTATCCGTCACGTGGACGGCGAGATCGTCGAAGCGGCGCGCGCGTTCGGCACGACGCGCACACAGTTGCTGTTCAACGTGCAGTTGCCGCTCGCACGACCGAGCATCATGGCCGGCATCAACCAGACGACGATGATGGCGCTGTCGATGGTCGTGATCGCGTCGATGATCGGCTCGCGCGGACTCGGCGAGGACGTGCTCGCGGGCATCCAGACACTCGACGTCGGCAAGGGCACGCAGGCGGGCATCGCGATCGTGATTCTCGCGATCGTGATCGACCGGATCAGCCAGGGCTACGGCCAGGACCGCCGCACGCGGCGTCTTAAAAGCCGTTATGCACAGCCGTCGCGGATTCCGTTCCGTCGCGCGCGTGCTGCTGCGGCTTCGAACGTTGCCGCCGGCAGCAGCAACGACAACGCCACGGCCAACCCCGAACTCGCGAAGCAAGGCGCGAAGTAA
- a CDS encoding ABC transporter substrate-binding protein, translating to MGRPRFAGIRSTIARSLVALACAAAATGSYAAPAWCGAGKTVKFAQITWESGALMTEMVRTVLEKGYGCKTELVTGATAATETALARGDLQIWAEHWTGRSPIVARALQQGSVKLVGELIPGGDREGWYVPDYVINGDAKRGIKPLAPQLHSITQLPQYKSLFTDDEEPDRGRFYNCPSGWDCERFNTRLFDAYKLGNDYTNFHPGTGAGLDAAIASAYERGKPILFYYWEPAGLMAKYHFIRLDGAPYSDACWKTIAEPNATPCASAFKVSHLTVAVSTPFFDAEPDAVAFFRKVSVPLELDEQLVAQMHERKLDASTVAKTFFEQHPEVWKQWVDPAVAARVQAALHS from the coding sequence ATGGGACGTCCGAGGTTCGCCGGCATCCGCTCAACAATCGCACGCTCACTCGTCGCGCTGGCCTGTGCCGCCGCGGCAACCGGCAGCTACGCCGCGCCGGCCTGGTGCGGCGCCGGCAAGACCGTGAAGTTCGCGCAGATCACGTGGGAAAGCGGCGCGCTGATGACCGAGATGGTCCGCACGGTGCTCGAGAAAGGCTACGGCTGCAAAACGGAACTCGTCACGGGTGCAACCGCCGCGACCGAAACCGCGCTCGCGCGCGGCGATCTGCAGATCTGGGCCGAACACTGGACGGGCCGCAGCCCGATCGTCGCGCGTGCGTTGCAGCAAGGCAGCGTGAAACTCGTCGGCGAACTGATTCCGGGCGGCGACCGTGAAGGCTGGTACGTGCCCGACTATGTGATCAACGGCGACGCGAAACGCGGCATCAAGCCGCTCGCGCCGCAACTGCATTCGATCACGCAACTGCCGCAATACAAGTCCCTGTTCACCGACGACGAAGAGCCCGATCGCGGCCGCTTCTACAACTGCCCGAGCGGCTGGGACTGCGAGCGTTTCAACACGCGGTTGTTCGACGCGTACAAGCTCGGCAACGACTATACGAACTTCCATCCGGGCACCGGCGCCGGTCTCGATGCGGCGATCGCGTCCGCGTACGAGCGCGGCAAGCCGATCCTGTTCTACTACTGGGAACCGGCTGGACTGATGGCGAAATACCATTTCATCCGGCTCGACGGCGCGCCGTATTCGGATGCATGCTGGAAGACCATCGCCGAACCGAACGCCACGCCGTGTGCGTCTGCGTTCAAGGTGTCGCATCTGACGGTCGCCGTGTCGACGCCGTTCTTCGATGCCGAACCCGATGCGGTCGCGTTCTTCCGCAAGGTCAGCGTGCCGCTCGAACTCGACGAACAGCTGGTCGCACAGATGCACGAGCGCAAGCTCGATGCGTCGACGGTGGCGAAAACGTTCTTCGAGCAGCATCCGGAAGTCTGGAAGCAGTGGGTCGATCCTGCCGTCGCGGCACGTGTGCAGGCTGCATTGCATTCGTGA
- the fae gene encoding formaldehyde-activating enzyme, which yields MKAMEVYIGEGFAGPGVNAAHINIMIGPRSGPVGQAFTNSLSSPSQGHVPFMVVAQPNLPVKPMTLYVNKADIRGDLHGNATWGASQAAIAKAVTEAMLDGTLPPEAENEWCIVTANWVNWSCDDLDAVYENNYTACRTAIHAAMNGLPALDKLAAVRDAISNPFYTPKAKAA from the coding sequence ATGAAAGCGATGGAAGTCTATATCGGTGAAGGGTTCGCCGGCCCCGGCGTGAACGCCGCGCACATCAACATCATGATCGGACCGCGCAGCGGCCCGGTCGGCCAGGCGTTTACGAACAGCCTGTCGTCGCCGTCGCAGGGACACGTGCCGTTCATGGTCGTCGCGCAACCGAACCTGCCGGTCAAGCCGATGACGCTGTACGTGAACAAGGCCGACATCCGTGGCGACCTGCACGGCAACGCGACGTGGGGCGCATCGCAGGCCGCGATCGCGAAGGCGGTCACCGAGGCGATGCTCGACGGCACGCTGCCGCCCGAAGCCGAAAACGAATGGTGCATCGTCACCGCGAACTGGGTGAACTGGTCGTGCGACGACCTCGACGCCGTGTACGAGAACAACTACACCGCGTGCCGCACGGCGATTCACGCCGCGATGAACGGCCTGCCGGCGCTCGACAAGCTGGCTGCCGTGCGCGATGCGATCAGCAATCCGTTCTATACGCCGAAGGCCAAGGCCGCTTAG
- a CDS encoding aldo/keto reductase: MEYVQLGRSGLKVSRLCLGTMNMGTPDWKPWIFNEQQSEPIVARALEAGVNFIDLADFYSTGVGEEVVGRIVKRIAKRDELVLTTKVGYPIGNGPNNQGHSRKHVMEAIDGSLRRLQTDYVDVYMLHYFDVNTPVEETMDALNDIVRAGKARYIGVSTMFTWQFAKILQVCERYGFARPVNMQLQLNCAYREEEREMIPFCIDQGIGVSVFSPLARGLLSGDPKSVRNQTDFFTGQMYDDAASRDIAHSVADVAHARGVSCAQIAQAWVLGRKGITSMLVGADSVEQFDGALTALDTHLTADELYELERNYTPCDVINDYVSARIPRVARAARVLEIAA, from the coding sequence ATGGAATACGTGCAACTGGGCCGCTCGGGGCTCAAGGTGTCGCGGCTGTGCCTCGGCACGATGAACATGGGTACGCCCGACTGGAAGCCGTGGATTTTCAATGAGCAGCAAAGCGAGCCGATCGTCGCGCGCGCGCTCGAAGCGGGCGTGAACTTCATCGACCTCGCGGATTTCTATTCGACGGGTGTCGGCGAAGAAGTGGTGGGGCGCATCGTGAAGCGCATCGCGAAGCGCGACGAACTCGTGCTGACGACCAAGGTCGGTTATCCGATCGGCAACGGTCCGAATAACCAGGGCCATTCGCGCAAGCACGTGATGGAAGCGATCGACGGTTCGCTGCGGCGTCTGCAGACCGATTACGTCGACGTCTACATGCTGCATTACTTCGACGTGAACACGCCGGTCGAAGAAACGATGGACGCGTTGAACGACATCGTGCGCGCGGGCAAGGCGCGTTACATCGGTGTGTCGACGATGTTTACGTGGCAGTTCGCGAAGATCCTGCAGGTGTGCGAGCGCTACGGCTTCGCGCGACCGGTCAACATGCAGCTGCAGCTGAACTGCGCGTATCGCGAGGAAGAGCGCGAGATGATCCCGTTCTGTATCGATCAGGGGATCGGCGTGTCGGTGTTCAGTCCGCTCGCGCGCGGGTTGCTGTCGGGCGATCCGAAGTCGGTGCGTAACCAGACCGATTTCTTCACCGGGCAGATGTACGACGATGCGGCGTCGCGCGATATCGCGCACTCGGTCGCGGACGTCGCGCATGCGCGCGGCGTGTCGTGTGCGCAGATCGCGCAGGCGTGGGTGCTGGGCCGCAAAGGCATCACGTCGATGCTGGTCGGTGCCGACTCGGTCGAGCAGTTCGACGGCGCGCTGACTGCGCTCGACACGCATCTCACTGCTGACGAACTGTACGAACTCGAACGCAACTACACGCCGTGCGACGTGATCAACGATTACGTGAGCGCACGCATTCCGCGTGTGGCGCGCGCGGCTCGCGTGCTGGAGATCGCGGCATGA